The Pseudomonas fragi DNA window CAGAAACTTAGTTAACCGCTTCTTTCAGTGCTTTACCGGCTTTGAAGCCTGGTTTTTTGGCAGCAGGAATTTCCAGCGTTTTACCGGTCTGTGGGTTACGACCAATACGAGCAGGGCGATCGGTTACAGAGAAAGTACCAAAACCAACCAGTACCACAGAGTCGCCAGCCTTAAGAGCGCCAGTGACGGATTCGATTACTGCGT harbors:
- a CDS encoding HU family DNA-binding protein codes for the protein MNKSELIDAIAASADIPKAAAGRALDAVIESVTGALKAGDSVVLVGFGTFSVTDRPARIGRNPQTGKTLEIPAAKKPGFKAGKALKEAVN